Proteins from one Hydrogenophaga sp. BPS33 genomic window:
- a CDS encoding acyl-homoserine-lactone synthase, with protein sequence MIHVIENDLAADSQPLLCSMFADRKRLFVDLFGWDVPVVDDQYEIDQFDNAHTVYFIVSDARGEHQASIRLFPSTHPHMLGTLFSNLCPFGVPVGNTTWETTRLCLPQRHGAARRLKLRNMLFSAVVDFALERGIERLTGLIPDPFRKEVLAMGWQAEPLGPAVHLPGGAIGAFLIHVRPDTPERLRWTGVYADAADRVSA encoded by the coding sequence ATGATCCATGTTATCGAAAATGATTTGGCAGCGGACAGCCAGCCGCTGCTTTGTTCGATGTTCGCCGACCGCAAGCGTCTTTTCGTCGACCTGTTCGGTTGGGATGTCCCGGTGGTCGATGACCAGTACGAGATCGACCAGTTCGACAATGCTCATACTGTCTATTTCATCGTCTCTGACGCACGCGGTGAGCATCAAGCCTCTATCCGGCTCTTTCCCAGTACCCATCCGCACATGCTTGGTACGCTCTTTTCTAATCTCTGCCCATTCGGGGTCCCCGTGGGCAATACGACCTGGGAAACCACGCGGCTATGTCTGCCCCAGCGACACGGTGCTGCCCGGAGACTCAAACTGCGCAACATGCTGTTCTCGGCAGTCGTAGATTTTGCGCTGGAGCGCGGGATCGAGCGCTTGACTGGCCTCATCCCCGATCCGTTCCGCAAGGAAGTCCTCGCGATGGGCTGGCAGGCCGAGCCGCTCGGGCCCGCCGTGCATCTCCCAGGCGGAGCGATCGGCGCCTTCCTCATCCATGTCCGTCCGGACACGCCCGAGCGGCTTCGCTGGACGGGTGT
- a CDS encoding amidohydrolase: MMIVEPARGAPAPLLDTATSSGPDLILANGHVKTPDGWAEALAVHEGVIIAVGSSEEVARLRKDGTRTIDLGGRTVLPGLHDLHVHPIYAGVREAQCKIPQGSNLERTLNLVRACVDKAKPGDWIIGGQWDASALGKIPNRAMLDKVAPNNPVYLEDTSGHSNWVNSQVLKLAGVTKETPNPPGGIFERDADGVPSGVQRESAVDVISRITPKPTLAQAEAGLRWSLQQMLSFGITSFTEAAVGFTAGGATELATYAAIADAGQLKQRVRLCITWAPGVPSTLSAIASRNIYSRNRLAADCVKIFLDGVPTDSHTAGMLEPYAGGVGGRNDEASRMGLLLIQQDVLDKAVADFDRQGLTVKFHAAGDAAVREGLNAIEAARKANGFTPNMHNVGHNVFVAPGDIKRARAIGATFEVSPYLWGPTPINDDITKAVGPETIERVWPVREMLEADALVVPGSDWSVVPSVNPWIGLEQLVTRQRSGGSADSFGKSEAISFEQAFRIFTENSARQEGMGNKVGRIVPGMLADIIVTNQNPFAVPPTKIHETRVDMTFIEGELVYRADVGEPAK, from the coding sequence ATGATGATCGTCGAGCCCGCCCGTGGCGCGCCGGCGCCTCTGTTGGACACTGCCACATCATCCGGTCCGGACCTGATTCTGGCAAACGGACACGTCAAAACACCAGATGGATGGGCGGAAGCGCTGGCGGTCCATGAAGGGGTGATCATCGCGGTCGGATCTTCGGAAGAGGTCGCCAGGCTACGAAAAGACGGCACCCGGACCATTGATCTGGGTGGCCGCACCGTATTGCCTGGGCTGCACGATCTGCACGTGCATCCCATTTATGCCGGGGTGCGCGAGGCACAGTGCAAGATTCCGCAGGGGTCGAACCTCGAACGGACGCTCAACCTCGTAAGGGCCTGTGTCGACAAAGCCAAGCCGGGAGACTGGATCATCGGCGGTCAATGGGATGCTTCGGCACTGGGCAAGATCCCCAACCGAGCCATGCTCGACAAGGTGGCACCCAACAATCCAGTCTATCTGGAGGACACCAGCGGCCACAGCAATTGGGTGAACAGCCAGGTGCTGAAGCTGGCTGGTGTCACCAAAGAGACTCCCAACCCTCCTGGCGGCATCTTCGAGCGCGATGCTGATGGCGTGCCGAGCGGCGTGCAAAGGGAGTCCGCCGTCGATGTCATCTCGCGCATCACCCCCAAGCCGACGTTGGCGCAGGCAGAAGCTGGCCTTAGATGGTCGCTGCAGCAGATGCTGTCGTTCGGCATCACCTCCTTTACCGAAGCCGCTGTCGGCTTCACCGCCGGAGGGGCAACCGAGCTTGCGACCTATGCCGCTATCGCCGATGCTGGTCAGCTGAAGCAAAGGGTGCGCTTGTGCATCACGTGGGCGCCGGGCGTCCCTTCGACCCTGTCGGCGATTGCATCTCGCAACATTTATTCGCGGAATCGACTGGCGGCCGATTGCGTCAAGATCTTTCTCGATGGTGTTCCGACTGATAGTCATACAGCCGGCATGCTGGAGCCCTATGCGGGCGGAGTTGGTGGGCGCAACGATGAAGCCAGCCGCATGGGTCTGTTGCTGATACAGCAAGATGTCCTCGACAAGGCGGTTGCCGATTTCGACAGGCAGGGGCTAACAGTGAAGTTCCACGCAGCGGGAGATGCCGCGGTGCGTGAAGGGCTCAACGCCATCGAGGCTGCCCGCAAGGCCAATGGTTTTACGCCCAATATGCACAATGTCGGACATAATGTATTCGTTGCTCCCGGGGACATCAAGCGGGCACGAGCGATCGGTGCGACCTTCGAGGTTTCCCCTTATCTCTGGGGTCCCACTCCGATCAACGACGACATCACCAAGGCGGTGGGGCCGGAAACGATCGAGCGGGTTTGGCCGGTGCGCGAAATGCTGGAGGCCGATGCCTTGGTCGTGCCGGGCTCCGACTGGTCGGTTGTCCCGTCGGTCAATCCCTGGATAGGCCTGGAGCAGTTGGTTACGCGCCAAAGGTCCGGTGGCAGCGCGGATAGCTTTGGCAAATCCGAGGCGATCAGCTTTGAGCAGGCATTCCGCATCTTCACCGAAAATTCGGCACGGCAGGAAGGAATGGGAAACAAGGTGGGGCGCATCGTTCCGGGAATGCTCGCTGACATTATCGTCACCAATCAAAACCCGTTTGCCGTCCCGCCCACGAAGATCCACGAGACGCGAGTGGACATGACCTTCATTGAGGGCGAGCTGGTCTATCGGGCCGATGTTGGCGAGCCGGCGAAATGA
- a CDS encoding LuxR family transcriptional regulator yields the protein MQSDARPSRPFCLELTSTVVEVLRATSSRDELVTLMEAVVREMGFRHYALVHHDDLRTPRPDRVDLRDYPPAIMERLVTQRRFRRDPVIRGCIFADSAFLWSDLPRIIRLDQQDRTSLERGAQEGLNEGITVPHVRLGERMGSCTFAGMCRPERAQLFLGAAQMIGVFAFQAARRLLCGELPTVPCRPRLHPRPRDCVILAGRGYSNKEIARALALTPRTVDGYLTEARRLFGAQDRTELVVSAVLAGEIGLDELRARQPE from the coding sequence ATGCAGTCTGACGCACGGCCCAGCAGACCGTTCTGCCTTGAGCTGACCAGCACCGTTGTCGAAGTCCTTCGGGCGACGTCATCGCGGGATGAACTTGTCACCTTGATGGAGGCGGTCGTCCGCGAGATGGGCTTCCGGCATTACGCGCTGGTGCATCACGACGACCTGCGGACGCCGCGACCCGACCGTGTCGATTTAAGGGACTATCCGCCAGCGATCATGGAGCGGCTCGTGACCCAGCGTCGCTTCAGGCGCGATCCCGTTATCCGCGGATGCATCTTTGCCGACAGTGCATTCCTCTGGTCCGACCTGCCTCGGATCATTCGCCTGGACCAGCAGGATCGCACGAGCCTGGAACGTGGCGCACAAGAGGGGCTGAACGAAGGCATCACGGTGCCGCATGTCCGGCTCGGCGAGCGTATGGGTTCCTGTACATTCGCAGGAATGTGCCGCCCCGAGCGTGCGCAGTTGTTCCTCGGTGCTGCGCAGATGATCGGTGTCTTTGCTTTCCAGGCGGCCCGCCGGCTGCTCTGCGGGGAGTTGCCGACTGTCCCATGCCGGCCGAGACTGCACCCGCGCCCGCGTGATTGTGTCATTCTGGCGGGACGCGGATATTCCAATAAGGAGATTGCCCGCGCGCTAGCTCTCACGCCTCGCACGGTTGATGGCTATCTGACCGAAGCGCGCCGCCTGTTTGGCGCGCAAGACCGCACCGAGCTCGTCGTGAGCGCCGTGCTTGCCGGGGAAATCGGTCTGGACGAGCTGAGGGCTCGTCAACCCGAGTAA